The following proteins come from a genomic window of bacterium:
- a CDS encoding dCMP deaminase family protein: MKMAEVVAERSTCVRRKVGAVLVKDKHVLSTGYNGAASGVTHCSEQGCMRQEMNIPSGERHELCRAVHAEMNTIAQAAFHGVKTEGAVLYCTHQPCFMCAKILLNAGVHKVIYQEGYPDELTFSLIPHFIAEKLKRG, encoded by the coding sequence ATGAAGATGGCAGAAGTAGTTGCGGAGCGTTCCACCTGCGTGAGAAGAAAAGTTGGAGCAGTGCTTGTCAAAGATAAGCATGTTCTATCTACAGGGTATAACGGTGCAGCCAGTGGGGTAACTCATTGCAGTGAACAGGGCTGCATGCGACAAGAGATGAATATTCCTTCAGGTGAAAGGCACGAATTGTGTAGGGCTGTTCATGCTGAGATGAACACCATTGCCCAAGCTGCATTCCATGGGGTTAAGACTGAGGGAGCGGTTTTGTATTGCACTCACCAGCCTTGTTTCATGTGTGCCAAGATACTTCTCAATGCAGGCGTTCATAAAGTGATATACCAGGAGGGCTACCCTGATGAACTTACATTCTCCCTTATTCCACATTTTATTGCAGAAAAGCTCAAAAGGGGTTGA
- a CDS encoding DUF669 domain-containing protein: MKAKLDFTNVNDGFKLIPKGEYPCFLFDVNHKETKNGDDMYVLVLRVASGEYKGRQLFYNLPVMPSTM; encoded by the coding sequence ATGAAGGCTAAATTGGATTTTACTAATGTCAACGACGGTTTTAAATTGATACCAAAAGGTGAATACCCTTGTTTCCTATTCGACGTAAACCACAAGGAGACCAAGAACGGAGACGACATGTATGTGTTGGTTCTCAGGGTTGCCAGTGGAGAGTACAAAGGGCGTCAACTGTTCTACAACCTGCCCGTGATGCCTTCCACCATGTAG
- a CDS encoding ATP-binding protein, producing MDKKVLEKLQGRIADIEQMPITAKVLLYSDPGVGKTTAAALSPKPLIINCEGGTLCLNKFKEYYKKLDIKTFKPDSIKELQEIFWYLKSGEHDRQTVILDSLSEIQRMSMDEILADPKRDDKYDRDTPILQDYGKNTQQLRRLVRAFRDLPMNVVFTCLAGESKDETDGSVKIGPSLTPKLASDVMGYVDVVGYMFVSNDKGKEGVRKLLTQPKGKYLAKDRSGKLGIGMLEPTMFEVFNKITDGQVKIPEFVNKIIEEVKKHEG from the coding sequence GTGGATAAGAAAGTTCTTGAGAAGTTGCAAGGCAGGATAGCCGACATTGAACAGATGCCGATAACTGCCAAGGTTCTCTTGTACTCTGACCCAGGTGTGGGTAAGACCACTGCAGCAGCATTATCACCCAAGCCACTGATTATTAACTGTGAAGGTGGCACATTGTGCCTGAACAAGTTCAAGGAGTATTACAAGAAGCTGGATATTAAAACTTTCAAGCCTGACAGCATTAAAGAGCTTCAAGAGATATTCTGGTATCTCAAGAGTGGAGAGCATGACAGGCAGACGGTCATTCTGGACAGCCTAAGTGAAATCCAACGTATGTCCATGGATGAAATTTTGGCTGACCCAAAACGTGATGACAAGTACGACAGGGACACACCAATTCTCCAAGACTATGGCAAAAACACCCAACAATTGAGAAGACTGGTAAGAGCCTTCAGAGACCTGCCTATGAATGTGGTGTTCACCTGTCTAGCAGGAGAGAGTAAGGATGAGACTGACGGCAGTGTGAAGATTGGACCAAGCTTGACACCCAAACTTGCATCAGATGTAATGGGCTACGTTGACGTGGTAGGTTATATGTTTGTGTCAAATGATAAGGGCAAGGAAGGAGTTCGTAAGCTGTTAACCCAGCCGAAGGGTAAGTACCTGGCTAAGGACAGGAGTGGTAAACTGGGCATAGGTATGTTGGAGCCGACCATGTTCGAGGTGTTCAACAAAATCACAGACGGTCAGGTTAAGATACCTGAGTTTGTTAATAAAATTATTGAGGAGGTAAAGAAGCATGAAGGCTAA
- a CDS encoding PD-(D/E)XK nuclease family protein — protein MTRKVLSYTQIKTWKRCRQKWFYRYVRGLVPKERVKKIELGNYGHALLEAHYRGEDLSEVSNKYWLEQTENMFQEEMLEFEEVRQQAEQLVGCYIKHYGKEEPWKIYAVEEHFTTNIPTPKGNKSQSALQGVLDLVVEDGTNEIWLVDHKFTSIDLDKYEENLVLDEQANYYLWALAEMLNNHSAVAGIIFNLVRTKLPTVPQLLKKGGLSKAKNIDTDVETYLQAIKDNKLNPKDYADFLTHVRDNEKPFFKRHYVHRTPEEIAEVGAELYEISRDMRGCRVFRNATKDCSWDCPYRELCIMEYKGVKDDFYIDANFTKNEG, from the coding sequence ATGACAAGGAAAGTATTAAGCTACACTCAGATTAAAACCTGGAAACGGTGCAGGCAGAAGTGGTTTTACCGTTATGTGAGAGGGCTTGTGCCCAAAGAGCGTGTCAAAAAGATTGAGTTGGGCAACTACGGTCATGCACTGCTGGAGGCACATTACAGAGGAGAAGACCTGTCAGAAGTTAGCAACAAGTATTGGCTGGAGCAGACTGAGAACATGTTCCAGGAGGAAATGTTGGAGTTTGAAGAGGTTCGGCAGCAAGCTGAACAACTGGTTGGGTGTTATATTAAGCACTACGGTAAGGAAGAGCCTTGGAAAATTTATGCGGTAGAGGAACACTTCACTACGAATATACCAACACCCAAGGGTAACAAGTCTCAGTCAGCATTACAAGGCGTGCTTGACTTGGTTGTTGAGGATGGCACCAATGAAATTTGGTTGGTTGACCACAAGTTCACCAGCATTGACTTGGATAAGTATGAAGAGAATTTAGTTCTTGACGAACAAGCAAACTACTACCTGTGGGCGTTAGCTGAGATGTTGAATAATCATAGTGCGGTGGCAGGTATCATATTCAACCTGGTGCGTACCAAACTACCGACTGTTCCCCAGTTGTTGAAAAAGGGTGGGTTGTCCAAAGCTAAGAATATTGACACAGACGTGGAGACCTACCTTCAGGCTATCAAGGACAATAAGCTCAATCCTAAAGATTATGCTGACTTCTTGACCCATGTTAGAGACAATGAAAAACCGTTCTTCAAGAGACACTACGTTCACAGGACACCCGAAGAGATAGCTGAAGTGGGTGCGGAGTTATATGAAATTTCCAGGGATATGCGTGGGTGTAGAGTGTTCAGGAATGCCACCAAGGACTGCAGTTGGGATTGTCCGTACCGTGAACTTTGCATAATGGAGTATAAGGGAGTAAAAGACGACTTCTATATTGATGCGAATTTCACCAAAAACGAGGGTTAA
- a CDS encoding DUF6241 domain-containing protein, protein MALLLITGCSKSKGIDAVLNDGYEMSNEAFNHWLETGEADLKDFRDKPTIWQAIHQMSHHVIEAREKWGYQPLTEERVNYLIVEIAESTKFETDFGREQLLDIVIRWKEGDFSRADHDHNTVWNNLGGTIGRASGVHEDRIPAWAIANQEAKLVINLD, encoded by the coding sequence TTGGCACTCCTGCTGATAACAGGGTGTAGCAAGAGCAAGGGTATTGATGCGGTGTTGAATGATGGTTATGAGATGAGCAATGAAGCATTCAATCACTGGTTGGAGACTGGGGAGGCAGACCTGAAAGATTTCAGGGATAAGCCTACCATATGGCAAGCTATTCACCAGATGAGCCACCACGTAATTGAGGCAAGGGAAAAGTGGGGATACCAGCCATTGACTGAAGAGCGTGTAAATTACTTGATAGTGGAGATTGCTGAAAGCACCAAGTTTGAGACAGACTTTGGCAGAGAGCAGTTGTTGGATATTGTCATCAGGTGGAAGGAAGGTGACTTCTCCAGAGCAGACCACGACCATAATACGGTGTGGAACAACCTGGGTGGCACAATAGGGCGTGCTTCTGGAGTGCATGAAGACCGTATCCCAGCCTGGGCAATAGCCAACCAGGAGGCAAAGCTGGTGATTAATCTTGATTAA
- a CDS encoding DEAD/DEAH box helicase yields the protein MAVLLLFDKKLALKCSFDEKELAKSVPGWKWNGEMKVWEYPVEKETVDQLKSIFPNLKIAQAVRDHIKRIERKRMQLLELKQVEDVELGVPFADKLRNYQRVGAHFLNNTSKCILADDMGTGKTLQAITACEDQGAERVLVVCPNTLKWNWFDEIDKWTDSKAVVVDGAKKKREKAISEFQGKYLIINYEALRLHEELQNIEWDVLILDEAHKIKNRKAQQTKAAKKLKANRVYLLSGTPMLNRPDELWSLLNRLYPDKFRSYWRFVERYCSMVDNGWGKDIGIGTSEQQEELKRLLAPIMLRRTKQEVLTELPDKIHQRHLVELKGKQAEAYKTMEEDAIATLTSGETIAAPVVIAQITRLRQIAISTQLLSDQVAESAKFEVLLELIQDNKDNHKIVVFSQFRKAVELFSKKLDEAGIKWVAVTGKVKQDDRHQATKSFQEDIETRVMLATIEAAAHGLTWTAADIAVFLDRHWTPAINTQAEDRLHRIGQKNSVTIINLVAKGTVEEYIEWLLEKKKEGFDNIINGQVTAEDLKQIFGMEIAKLQGGKNDEKSCDSSIGTPADNRV from the coding sequence ATGGCTGTATTGCTTCTGTTTGATAAAAAGCTGGCACTGAAATGCTCCTTCGATGAGAAGGAGCTTGCCAAGTCTGTTCCAGGTTGGAAGTGGAATGGTGAGATGAAGGTTTGGGAATACCCAGTTGAGAAAGAGACTGTAGACCAACTAAAATCAATTTTCCCCAACCTTAAGATTGCCCAGGCAGTAAGAGACCACATCAAGCGTATTGAGCGTAAGAGGATGCAACTGCTTGAGCTGAAACAGGTTGAAGACGTTGAGTTGGGCGTACCGTTTGCCGACAAGCTACGCAATTACCAGAGGGTAGGAGCACATTTTCTGAACAACACCAGCAAGTGTATACTGGCTGACGACATGGGTACAGGTAAAACCCTTCAGGCGATAACTGCCTGTGAAGACCAAGGAGCAGAAAGGGTGTTGGTGGTTTGTCCTAACACCTTGAAATGGAACTGGTTTGATGAGATTGATAAATGGACTGACAGCAAGGCGGTTGTGGTGGACGGAGCCAAGAAAAAGCGTGAGAAGGCTATCAGTGAATTCCAGGGTAAATACTTGATAATCAACTATGAGGCGTTGCGGTTACACGAGGAGCTTCAAAACATTGAGTGGGATGTGCTGATACTGGATGAGGCTCACAAGATTAAGAACAGGAAGGCACAACAGACCAAGGCAGCAAAGAAGCTCAAGGCAAACCGTGTCTACCTGTTGTCAGGCACACCAATGCTCAACAGACCTGACGAACTGTGGAGTTTGCTGAACAGGTTATACCCTGACAAGTTCAGGAGCTATTGGAGATTTGTAGAGCGATATTGTAGTATGGTTGACAACGGTTGGGGGAAAGATATAGGCATAGGTACATCTGAACAACAGGAAGAGTTGAAGCGGTTGCTTGCACCAATAATGTTGAGACGTACCAAGCAGGAAGTGCTGACTGAACTACCTGATAAAATACACCAGAGACACCTGGTTGAGTTGAAAGGTAAGCAAGCCGAAGCCTACAAGACCATGGAGGAGGATGCTATAGCAACACTGACTAGTGGAGAGACTATTGCAGCACCTGTGGTGATTGCCCAGATTACACGATTACGGCAGATAGCCATATCCACTCAGCTTTTGAGTGACCAGGTGGCAGAGAGTGCAAAGTTTGAGGTATTGTTGGAGCTTATCCAGGACAACAAAGATAACCATAAGATTGTGGTATTTAGCCAGTTCAGGAAGGCTGTAGAGTTATTCAGTAAGAAACTGGACGAAGCAGGTATCAAGTGGGTAGCAGTTACAGGCAAGGTTAAGCAAGATGACCGACACCAAGCAACCAAGAGCTTCCAGGAGGATATTGAGACAAGGGTTATGTTAGCTACCATTGAAGCTGCAGCACATGGGCTTACCTGGACAGCAGCAGACATAGCGGTGTTCTTGGATAGGCACTGGACACCTGCCATTAATACTCAAGCTGAAGACCGTTTGCACAGGATAGGACAGAAGAATAGTGTAACCATAATAAACCTGGTTGCTAAAGGCACTGTTGAGGAATACATTGAGTGGTTGCTTGAGAAGAAAAAGGAAGGTTTTGACAACATTATCAATGGACAGGTTACAGCCGAAGACCTGAAACAAATATTCGGCATGGAAATAGCTAAATTACAAGGAGGTAAAAATGATGAGAAAAGTTGTGATAGTAGCATTGGCACTCCTGCTGATAACAGGGTGTAG
- a CDS encoding sigma-70 family RNA polymerase sigma factor, whose product MKFEDYVNMAYHLASKFTCDKNVMIDRDDLIQLALMGLHKTLTEKKYKEGMPFSTYVYKVMKNEIQKEFRRFDKEYLRVYDVEPETIKNVHNPEELAHHKLNWGEVQEVLSEQEYKVVMMTAEGFNQKEISTEIGLSQSQVSRIFLRAKSKIREVVENGCIASV is encoded by the coding sequence ATGAAGTTTGAAGATTATGTTAACATGGCATATCACCTGGCAAGTAAGTTTACCTGTGATAAAAACGTGATGATAGATAGGGATGACCTGATACAGTTGGCTTTGATGGGGCTGCACAAGACTTTGACTGAGAAAAAGTATAAGGAAGGGATGCCGTTCTCCACCTACGTTTACAAAGTGATGAAGAATGAAATCCAGAAAGAGTTCAGGAGGTTTGACAAGGAGTATTTGAGGGTTTACGACGTGGAGCCAGAGACAATCAAGAACGTGCACAACCCAGAGGAACTGGCACACCACAAGCTTAACTGGGGGGAGGTTCAAGAAGTTTTATCAGAGCAAGAATATAAGGTGGTTATGATGACTGCGGAGGGCTTCAACCAAAAAGAAATTTCCACAGAAATAGGGTTAAGTCAGTCTCAAGTGAGTAGAATATTCTTGAGGGCGAAGTCTAAAATCAGGGAGGTTGTTGAGAATGGCTGTATTGCTTCTGTTTGA
- a CDS encoding gamma-glutamylcyclotransferase: MLYFAYGSNLHLEQMLERCKDAEPLTQAILEGYQMIYRRGVATVEKASKRDRVFGAVYKISKRDLAALDRYEGYPILYYRELLQVETRGMGEVKAITYMMHKCYRPSLPRTGYYKVIEEGYRNWALPIEALENTVTDLGSVRLSIAVKG; this comes from the coding sequence ATGTTATACTTTGCTTATGGCAGCAACCTGCACTTGGAACAGATGTTGGAGCGGTGTAAGGATGCAGAGCCACTGACCCAGGCGATATTAGAAGGCTACCAAATGATATACCGACGTGGGGTAGCCACAGTAGAGAAAGCCAGCAAGCGTGATAGAGTGTTCGGAGCGGTTTACAAAATCAGCAAGAGAGACCTGGCTGCATTGGACAGATATGAGGGTTATCCGATACTATATTACAGAGAGCTTCTCCAGGTGGAAACCAGGGGGATGGGAGAAGTAAAAGCGATAACCTACATGATGCACAAGTGTTACCGACCGAGCCTACCAAGAACAGGTTATTACAAGGTAATTGAGGAAGGTTATCGAAACTGGGCACTCCCAATTGAAGCCTTAGAAAACACGGTCACAGATTTGGGTTCTGTTAGGTTATCAATAGCGGTCAAGGGGTAA